agtagctgggactacaggcacccgccaccacgcctggctaattttttgcatttttagtagagacggggtttcaccatgttagccaggatggtctcgatctcgtgaccttgtgatctgccgcctcggcctcccaaagtgctgggattacaggcatgagccaccgcccctggcctccCTTTTCTTTTAGAGGTGTGTTTGTGCGTACTGTATTCCTGTATGTAATTTAAATGGGTCTCAGAGGAGGATACTGATAATCATGTTTAAATCTTCTCTCCATTCTCTCTGTTCCTACTTTCAAATCATGTTTAGTCTCCATCTCAACCTCCCTAATGGGCATAAATCTTACAACTTTGTAGGTGTTTTGATTtgtgaaattatatattatagaaaagCCATCTAGCATAGAAGAATAATGCCTGCGTATTGATGAGCCAGGAGGGATGGTGAACCACGTGGAGGTGCCTGGGCAAGAGGAGTCTGTTGGCTGTAGTGAGACCGTCATGCTACTTGGGATGCATAAGAAATGCCTTTAGTTTAAGTCCCTTGAGTTAAACTGATGTAAAAATGCAATTATTTATGCTAATTCTGTGAGTATCAGCTTTCATTGATGTAGCATTTACCTgatatcttttttcatttctttattttctaatttgtattttttctttggtgTATCTCATAAGTTTCAAACTGTCTTAGTTTTGTTTTCAGTATGTTTCTTCTAACATGAATGTGTTCTTTCTCAGTCGGTTTTTTCTCTACTGTTGGGGAAGCTGTACTTGTcttcctccctgctccctccctaCATTTTTAGTGCTTGATTGTCTTTAAGTTGTTCACAGGCACACTGAACGTTTCCCTTTAAAACAAAGTCTAAacagtttcattttctcttttcccaagTGAAAGATGTTTCTTTATACCTTCATTTTTTATGATTCTCATATATTTGCATCACACACATGCTTAAATTGTAGCTGATTATAATTTTAGTTCAGATGTGTTTGAATCAATAGATTTATGTTCTGCTGATTTCAGTACTCACCGTTGTATCCAGCTTCCCACCAATTCTTTCTGTGTCTTAATGTTGTCTCTATagggtgtaattttttttttttagagacagagtctggttctgttgcccagtgTAAAGTGCAATGGCATAGTCATGGCcaactacagcctcaaactcctgtgctcaaaccatccttccacctcagcctcctgagtaactgggactacaggcgtgcaccactatgcccacacatttttttgttatttgtagagatggggtctaactATGTGACCCAGGATAGTctgaaactcttggcctcaagtgatcctcccgcctcagcctcccaaatgctgggattataggcatgaggtaCCACATTTGATGGATATAAATTTTCCAGGTGCTagtatatttgaaaatgtcttttattttcccttatttttgctttttagtttggCTGGTATAAGATTTCAGAATCAGCATTATTTTTTCTCAGTACTTTATTTCTCTCCCACTTTCAAGAAACATTGTTCTTTCCTTTTAGTTGGTTATCAGGTGTTCtctttatactttattttcagaCGTTTCATTACCCTCTGCTTAAATTTggaccttttttttgtttgttaacttATCTTGTATTTCAATTGGTAGGTTTTTCTCATGTGAACTCCTGTATTTGTCTTCACTCCAAGAGAATTTTCAGGCCGCATTTCTTTGAACATTGCCctattatttctcttatttatatAAACCTACATTGGTAATTCTTCTATAAACCAGGAAAATCATtccaggtttatttatttatttatttttttgagacggagtcttgctctgtcgctcaggctggagtgcagtgatgcgatcttggctcactgcaacttctgcctctctggttccagcaattctcctgcctcagccttctgagtagctaggattgcaggtgcccacccccacgcctggctaatttttgtatttttagtagagatggggtttcaccgtgttggtcaggctggtcttgaactcctgaccttgtgatccgcttccctcggcctcccagagtgctgggattacaggcatgagccaccacacccggccaggttTATTTTGTAGTCTAGCTCTTACCTGTTCACCTGTTGTAGCCATCGCTGTGGTTTGAGTGTATcttccaaatttcatgtgttggaaatttaattcctaaatttatttgttgatggtatttggaggtgggacctttgggaggtattTAGGATTTGATAAAGTCATCAGGGCAGGGCCCCTATGATGGGATTAGTAGCCTTAAAAGgacaggaagagagacctgagctggcATGCTGTCTGTCTCTCATCATGTAGTGCCTTCCACCAAGTTatgacatagcaagaaggccctcaccagatgccagcaccatgctcatggacttcctggcctccagaaccttGAGCtaaatgaacatttttctttataaattacccagtttctggtattctgttataaaaatagaaaacaaagacagCAGTCTTTTCGGTGTCTGAAATATTTGTTGTTCCTTGAATTGACCAGGATCTACCATGTGTTCTGTGTGATGCTTGCTTCTGGTACAGGGACTGCAAATTATgttccatctatttttttttctttctttcataataGATTTGCCAGTTTTTCAGTTGGGCATATACAGAAACTCCATTTCTGAATTTCCCTGCTGTTCCCTCCCAGCCCCCACTCTTTGCTGTTGCTTAGAATGCAGATGTGATGACTAGAGCCATCTTAGACTGGGTTGCCCTGGAAGTGGAAGCCATGTAAGGTGGAGCAAGAGATGGAAGCCCCAGACCAATTGCCTTCAGACTCCTGCAAGTAGAAGGATAAACTCTCTTGTTTATCCCCCTGTTCTCAGCTGAACCTCGTCCAAACACCTCCTGAATTGCCCTTTCTACCCCAACTTCTTGAACACATCATGAATCTTCTAAGACTACTTGAGTGGCTCTCTTCATTTCTGTACAAAATGTACCCTGGATGTTTTTACCAAGGACTCAGAACACCTTATTTTGTTTGCATGTATAAATGTTCATTCCCATCTACAAGATAGAAAGTTTCTTGAAGACAGAACTGGATTTTATTCATCCTGAAATCTTCAGGACCCAAGAGAGTACCGGCAAATAGAAGCTCCTtgattgattttttctttctttcttttttttttttttagatggagtctcactctgtcgcccaggctggagtgcagtggcacgatcttggcttgctgcaacctctgctgcctgggttcaagtgattctcctgcctcagccacctgagtagctaggattacaagtgcctgccactgcgcccagctaatttttgtatttttagtagagacagggtttcaccatcttggtcaggctggtcttgaactcctgcccttgtgatccacccgccttggcctccgaaagtgctggcgtgagccaccgtgcctggcactcCTTGATTGATTTTTAATTCTCTCACAAAGTAAATGCTGAACCAGCCACAGGACATAGTTGGTAGAGGAACATTTATCCCTTCCCAGTTCCTCTGCATCTTTTCCATGTCACCTAATGTAATTGCATCCAATTGAACAGGGTGTGTGTTATTTCAGGGATTATTGTCATTCAAGGATATATCTATGGAGTTCACCTGGGATGAATGGCAGCTACTGGATTCTACACAGAAGTACCTGTACAGAGATGTGATATTGGAAAACTATCATAACCTGATATCAGTGGGTAAGTACTGCATCTCAATGTTACTCAGATAGTGAATATTAAATTGCcatccctttttttgttgttgaactACTCTGGGATCTCTGAAGTGCTTAATGATTATGAACTTGAACTTTAGGGGTCAAATTTCCTTAGTCCCTATTTGTCCCACACTTCTTAATTGTAATCTTTCCCCAAGTGAGATGAGCAGTTTTGCTCTGTAGCTCTTGATTCCTCGGTCCTGTCCCTAACAGCCTGGTCCCCACCCTTTGTGATTTCCCATCAACAGGGTATCATGGTACCAAGCCTGACTTAATCTTCAAGTTGGAACAAGGAGAAGATCCATGGATAATAAATGCCAAAATTTCCAGGCAGAGCTGTCCAGGTGGGTGAGTGAGAAAGAGGAAGGTGGGAGGCATGGGAGTGAGCTGATGAGTACCTGAGGAGTGGGCACTCACAGTGTTGTCTTCAGAAATGCTTCTGGAAGTCCTTGAGCTACTGGAGCTGACTCAGGATGAAGCCAGGAGCTCCTCAGATGACATCGCCGTCACTCTTCATATATTTGGGTTTTTCTTCCCCCTTACTGTTGAGAGGCAGGCTTGCCCCTCTTTCCTGAACTCTGCTTCAGGTTTGCTTTTGGGTAAGTTTCCGTCCTCCCCATGGTCATGGGTTTTATTGGGCATCGAGACCTTTAGAGGATTGCTTTTTCCCCTCACTTGCTGTGGCTCGTTGCCctctatttccatttcttttatttcctcctttgccttccacagtTAAATCCCCTAGACTTGACTCACCGTCTTAGCCCTGGTGTCTCCTATATCTTTGAGTGACTTTACACACCTTATACTTCCCTTTTGCGTTGTCCAGAGGGGTATTTTTTCCCAGTTTGGCTCTCCTCTCCGAATGTTGTAACTGTCGAAAGGCTCTTCCGTTCCGAAGGTTTACGCTTTCCCCCCAGTGTTGTAACGTCAAAATTGACGTCTTTCTCTTTGGCACTTGAGTCCTGGGTTTTACCTGCCTGTGGGAGCGCTACCCCACGCTTTCCCAGACTTTACTCTCAGTATCAGAAATGGGGATTTCCTTCTAAAATTACCGTTCTTCCTCAAAAGAAATGGCCAGAGTCCTTCATTTTCTTCCACAAGTTTCTTTCTTAGTGTTTCCATCTCTAAGGAGCAGTGCCATCTTGCCGTTCAAGCTGTTGACTCCTCCCCTTCTCTGCTCCCACATCCAGTCCCTTAGCAAACCGTCTTAGTTCTCTCTCCCGTATGTTCCAAATTTCCTCAACTCCAGAcatgtgttaggccattctttcattgctataaagaaatacctgagactggccgggcacggtggctcatgcctgtaatcccagcactttgggaggccgaggcgggtggatcacagggccaggagatggagaccatcctgactaacatggtgaaaccccgtctttactaaaaatacaaaaaattagcgggatgtggtggtgggcgcctgtagtcccagctactcaggaggctgaggcaggagaatggtgtgaacctgggaggcggagcttgcagtgagccgagatggtgccactgcactccagcctgggcaacagagcgagactccatctcaaaaaaaaaaagaaaaagaaaaacacctgagactaaatttataagaaaagaggtttaattggctcagagttctgcaggctgtatgggaAGCATGGCAGCCtttgcttctggggaggtctcaggtaGCTCTggtcatagtggaaggcaaagggggagcaagcacgtcacatggtgaaagcaggagtaAGGCGGGGCGGGGAATGTGCCACATACTAtcaaatgaccagatctcacaagaactcactattgtgaagactgcaccaagccatgagggatctgcccccataatccagatgcagacacctcccaccaggccccacctccagcactagAGATTctaattcaacatgagacttgggcgGGGACAGATATCCAAAGTATATCAAGAACTGTAGTTCAAATTATTATCTCATTCTGGACTGCTACAATAGCTTCCTAAAgtatttctctgtctttttcttactttttacaGAACAGTCAAACTGATCTTTTAAATGCAGAAGATTGAGATTTTCTGTAATTAAAaccttcaggctgggcacagtggttcacacctgtaatcccagtactgtgggaggccaaggcgggcagatcgcttgagctcaggagtttgagaccagcctggccaacaagtgaaaccccatctctactaaaaatacaaaaattagctgggcatggtggcatgtgcctgtagtcccagctactcaggaatctgacatgggaggattacttgaacccaggaggtcgaggctgcagtaagccaagattgcgccactgcactccagcctgagtgaaagagcaagaccctgtctcaaaaaaaaaaaaaaatcttaaaaatataaacaactttTTGCCATGGATTTGAATAATTTGGTTctgctttcattccattcactCAGTGGGTTTTAGCTTTCCTggcctttttctgtttcttaaaccCTGTCAGTCAGGCTTCCTCCTCAGGAACTTTGTACttggtgcagtggcatggtctcggctcactgcaacctctgcctctcaggttcaagcgattcttctgcctcagcttccctagtagctgggattacaggtgcccgccaccatgcctggctaatccaAGTGCCAATTTTAAAcctctattttaaaaactatttttgatTACTGGTAATTTGCTACCAGTTTTCACGACGGGAcctgttttggtttgttttgattCAGTTCCCTTGCCCCCATGCTTGGCCAGTATTTCTTTTGAACCAGTGTGGTTGGGTTGTTACCAAAAGAGAAAGGTTGATTACATCACAGTCCTAATACTGTTTAATTCCATATCAGGTTTATGTTATGATTCAAAAagttatattttgtttgtttgtttgtagatgGCTGGGAAGAATGGTACCAGAACAATCAAGATGAGCTTGAGAGTATTGAAAGAAGCTATGCTTGTAGTGTGTTGGGAAGACTTAATCTGAGCAAAACCCATGATTCTTCAAGACACAGACTCTATAACACACATGGAAAAAGTTTGACACAAAACTCAGCTCCAAGCAGAAGTTATTTAAGAAAGAATCCTGATAAGTTTCATGGTTATGAAGAACCATATTTTCTTAAGCATCAAAGAGCTCATAGCATAGAAAAAAACTGTGTGTGTagtgaatgtgggaaagcttttCGTTGTAAGTCACAGCTCATTGTACATCTCAGAATTCATACAGGAGAGAGACCTTATGAATGCAGTAAATGTGAAAGAGCCTTCAGTGCCAAGTCAAACCTTAATGCTCATCAGAGAGTTCATACAGGAGAAAAACCCTACTCATGTAGTGAGTGCGAGAAGGTCTTCTCTTTCAGGTCACAGCTCATTGTCCATCAGGAAATTCACACAGGAGGGAAACCGTATGGctgcagtgaatgtgggaaagcctacAGTTGGAAATCACAGCTTCTTTTACACCAGAGAAGTCACACAGGAGTGAAACCGTATGAATGCAgcgaatgtgggaaagcctttagttTGAAGTCTCCATTCGTTGTACACCAGAGAACTCATACAGGAGTGAAACCCCATAaatgcagtgaatgtgggaaagcctttaggAGTAAGTCCTATCTCCTTGTTCACATCCGAATGCATACAGGAGAAAAACCCTATCAATGCAGTGATTGTGGGAAAGCCTTCAATATGAAGACACAACTCATTGTACATCAGGGAGTTCACACAGGAAATAATCCTTATCAATGCggtgaatgtgggaaagcctttggTAGGAAGGAACAGCTCACTGCACATCTGAGAGCTCATGCAGGAGAGAAGCCCTATGGatgcagtgaatgtgggaagGCTTTCAGCAGCAAGTCATACCTTGTTATACATAGGAGAACACACACCGGAGAGAGACCCTATGAATGTAGTTTGTGTGAGAGAGCCTTTTGTGGAAAATCACAGCTGATTATACATCAGAGAACTCATTCAACTGAGAAGCCCTATGAATGCAACGAATGTGAAAAAGCCTACCCTAGGAAGGCATCACTTCAGATACACCAGAAAACTCATTCGGGAGAGAAACC
The sequence above is a segment of the Pan paniscus chromosome 10, NHGRI_mPanPan1-v2.0_pri, whole genome shotgun sequence genome. Coding sequences within it:
- the ZNF26 gene encoding zinc finger protein 26 isoform X2, coding for MATSFRTASCWGLLSFKDISMEFTWDEWQLLDSTQKYLYRDVILENYHNLISVGYHGTKPDLIFKLEQGEDPWIINAKISRQSCPDGWEEWYQNNQDELESIERSYACSVLGRLNLSKTHDSSRHRLYNTHGKSLTQNSAPSRSYLRKNPDKFHGYEEPYFLKHQRAHSIEKNCVCSECGKAFRCKSQLIVHLRIHTGERPYECSKCERAFSAKSNLNAHQRVHTGEKPYSCSECEKVFSFRSQLIVHQEIHTGGKPYGCSECGKAYSWKSQLLLHQRSHTGVKPYECSECGKAFSLKSPFVVHQRTHTGVKPHKCSECGKAFRSKSYLLVHIRMHTGEKPYQCSDCGKAFNMKTQLIVHQGVHTGNNPYQCGECGKAFGRKEQLTAHLRAHAGEKPYGCSECGKAFSSKSYLVIHRRTHTGERPYECSLCERAFCGKSQLIIHQRTHSTEKPYECNECEKAYPRKASLQIHQKTHSGEKPFKCSECGKAFTQKSSLSEHQRVHTGEKPWKCSECGKSFCWNSGLRIHRKTHK
- the ZNF26 gene encoding zinc finger protein 26 isoform X1 produces the protein MSSVNKVLFLPSQSLYILQGLLSFKDISMEFTWDEWQLLDSTQKYLYRDVILENYHNLISVGYHGTKPDLIFKLEQGEDPWIINAKISRQSCPDGWEEWYQNNQDELESIERSYACSVLGRLNLSKTHDSSRHRLYNTHGKSLTQNSAPSRSYLRKNPDKFHGYEEPYFLKHQRAHSIEKNCVCSECGKAFRCKSQLIVHLRIHTGERPYECSKCERAFSAKSNLNAHQRVHTGEKPYSCSECEKVFSFRSQLIVHQEIHTGGKPYGCSECGKAYSWKSQLLLHQRSHTGVKPYECSECGKAFSLKSPFVVHQRTHTGVKPHKCSECGKAFRSKSYLLVHIRMHTGEKPYQCSDCGKAFNMKTQLIVHQGVHTGNNPYQCGECGKAFGRKEQLTAHLRAHAGEKPYGCSECGKAFSSKSYLVIHRRTHTGERPYECSLCERAFCGKSQLIIHQRTHSTEKPYECNECEKAYPRKASLQIHQKTHSGEKPFKCSECGKAFTQKSSLSEHQRVHTGEKPWKCSECGKSFCWNSGLRIHRKTHK
- the ZNF26 gene encoding zinc finger protein 26 isoform X3 — protein: MEFTWDEWQLLDSTQKYLYRDVILENYHNLISVGYHGTKPDLIFKLEQGEDPWIINAKISRQSCPDGWEEWYQNNQDELESIERSYACSVLGRLNLSKTHDSSRHRLYNTHGKSLTQNSAPSRSYLRKNPDKFHGYEEPYFLKHQRAHSIEKNCVCSECGKAFRCKSQLIVHLRIHTGERPYECSKCERAFSAKSNLNAHQRVHTGEKPYSCSECEKVFSFRSQLIVHQEIHTGGKPYGCSECGKAYSWKSQLLLHQRSHTGVKPYECSECGKAFSLKSPFVVHQRTHTGVKPHKCSECGKAFRSKSYLLVHIRMHTGEKPYQCSDCGKAFNMKTQLIVHQGVHTGNNPYQCGECGKAFGRKEQLTAHLRAHAGEKPYGCSECGKAFSSKSYLVIHRRTHTGERPYECSLCERAFCGKSQLIIHQRTHSTEKPYECNECEKAYPRKASLQIHQKTHSGEKPFKCSECGKAFTQKSSLSEHQRVHTGEKPWKCSECGKSFCWNSGLRIHRKTHK